DNA from Pirellulales bacterium:
GACGCGAGTCTGCATCTCGCCCTTTTCGTCGGGCTGCGAATCTTCGCAGTAGGCTTCGCACAGGAACGCCAGCGTTGCGCGATCCGCCCCAGCCGATGGCTCGATGACGTGCGGGATAAATCGCTGCTTGGTCAGGTCGTCGAAATAGCTCAGATCTTTGCCGCTGCCGCGCCACTTCGGCTTGCCTTCGGCGTCTTTTTCGACTTCCAGGCAGCCTGCGGAGTTTTTTACCAGCTTGCCTTCCATGTGGCTGCGCAAGTCGAAGTCGCCGCGGTGGGCGACACCTTCAAGCTCGCCATATTCACCTTCGGCTAGGAACGGGAAAGCATACTCGATGTCGGCCGTGCCGCAGGAATAATGGCTCAGTTCATCGGCATGATGTTCGCGGAGTTGCAGACGATTGCTCGCCAACCCCAAATCGGTATACCATTTCATTCGACGATCGCGCCAATATTCATACCACTTCCGCGACGAATCGGGGCGGCAGAAAAACTCGATCTCCATCTGCTCGAACTCGCGGGAGCGGAACGTGTAGTTCCGCGGGGTAATTTCGTTGCGAAAGCTCTTGCCCATCTGTGCAATGCCGAAGGGAAGCTTCACGCGGCTGCTATCGAGCACGTTCTTGAAGTTGACGAAAATGCCCTGGGCGGTTTCGGGGCGCAAAAATGCGGCGTCTTCTTCGCTGCCGAGCGCTCCGATGATCGTTTTGAACATTAGGTTGAAATCTCGCGGGTCCGTCAGTTTGCATTTGTCGAACTCGCCCGGATGCTTACTCGGTTTGAGCGGGCATTCGCTGGTCGGTATATGATCGACGCGAAATCGGCCTTTGCAGCCTTCCGTTCGACAATCGACCATCTTATCGACGAACAGATCGTAATGTCCGGAAACCTTCCACACCTGCGGATGCATGATGATCGAGCAATCGAGTCCGGTCATTTCATACGCTTCGGGCGCGCCAGGCGGCGGAGCCAAGTCGTCGTGCCCCGAAACCATGTCGCGCCACCACGCCTCTTTGATGTTTCGCTTCAACTCGACGCCCAGAGGACCATAGTCCCAGAAGCCATTCAGGCCACCGTAGATCTCGCTCGATTGAAAAATAAAGCCTCGCCGTTTGCACAGCGAAACGAGTTTGTCCATGTCCATGGGTAGGGATGAGTGGCTAGAGGCGAGGAATAAAAAAATGAACCTTGAAAAATAAACCATTCCGAGCCAGCAGACCATTATTTTGCATGTTGCATTTTGGAATGGCCTCCTACGGTCGATAAATTCTCCAATTCGTCGTATCAAACTCCGGCACGAAATCATACCGATCGACCTCGGCCGCATCATTGATGTCGGCTTGCAAGCCGACGCTGGTTAGGTTCATGCCCCCTTGCGTTTGCAAGAGAACTTCCGCAATCCGCTGGTTGGCGCGGGGATCTGGCGGCCGGATGCTCCCCATTGCGCTTTGCCAAACGTCGCAGGCGATGCGGGCTTCGTCGTTCACATCGGTCAGGGGGCTGTGCGATTGGGTCAGACGCTCGACAATCGCGCCGGCGAAAAACACGTCTTCCCGCGTAATCCGGCCGCGCGTGCCGGCGCACAAAATGTGGATCGGCTTCTTTCCGTCAAGTTGTGATGCGACGGCCGAAAAATTCGCCGGCGCGCCGATCAATACCCGCGCTGCCGCCGTGCAAATCTTCAAAGCCTGCGTGCCATTGGTCGTCGTAAAGATCAGCGTGCGATGACGAACGGCCGCTGGCGAAAAATCGCGTGGCGAGTTTCCCAGGTCAAAGCCCGAAATCGGCAATCCGCCGCGCTCGCCGCCGAGCAGGGGTGGCTCGGGCGATTGGGGCGTTTCTTTCCACTGCGACCTTTTTTGCCGGGCTTCCTCGATTTCCAAGCACGGAACGACCTCATGGGCACCGCTGGCTAAGGCCGCCGTAATCGTCGTCGATGCTCGCAGTACATCGACCACCACGACCACTCCGGCGGCCAATTCCGCGGCAGAGGTGAGCGACGGCAGGAAATGGACGGCAAGCGTGCTATACATCGGCGAAGAATCTAGTAGTCTGATAGTCTGGTGTTTGGTTGATCGAACTGCGGTCATTCACCGCGTGGCAAGCCAGGAGCGTCGGCGACCGAAATCTTGCCGATGAGCCAGCCTACTAGCCACGATGATACGATTTTGCCGCCAAAGTCGGAATGGCACACCAGCTAACCTCGTGGCCTGTTTATCGTTAGCTCTCCAAACACCAGCCTACCAGACCACCAGGCAAGCTTCCCACCGCCCATGCCCGTCGATAAGTCCGAAACTCGCGTTCGACGGATGTTTGGTGAAATTGCTCCGCGGTACGACTACTTGAACCACCTGCTGTCGATGGGGACCGACAAGTATTGGCGGTGGCGAACGGTTCGTCGTGTGCCGCCGAACGGTGACGCCCCGCTTCTCGATTTATGCACCGGAACGGGCGATTTGGCGCTGGCCTATGCCAAGCGGCTGGGCGGTGGCGGCTGCATCGTCGGAGCCGATTTTTGCCATGAAATGCTGGCGATCGGCCGCTCCAAGGCCGAACGCGCTGGATGTAACGGTCGCGTGACTTTTATCGAGGCCGACGCCCAACACTTGCCGTTTCCCGACGACCATTTTCAAATCGTCTGCGTTGCCTTCGGCCTGCGGAACATCACCGACACCGATCGAGGACTGAGCGAAATGGCGAGGGTCTGCCGCCCCGGTGGCCGAGTGGCCGTGCTTGAGTTTTCGATGCCCCGCTGGCAGCCATTCCGCGGCCTCTACCGTTGGTACTTCCGCCGCGTCCTGCCGAAGGTCGGTCAAGCACTGATGCGGAACCAGTCGGCAGCCTACAATTATCTGCCCGAGAGCGTCGGCGAATTTCCCGACGGCGAGGCGCTGGCCGCTCGAATGCGCGCCGCGGGGCTGAGCGATGTAAAGTATTGGCCGCTGACACTGGGTGTGGCGACGCTGTATGTAGGAATCAAATAAGCCGACAAGGGCGGCGTCGCCAAGTTTTTCAATTTGCCATTCGCATTTTTCAATTTCCCATGTCTCCCGTCGTCCTTGCCATCACCGGAGCCAGCGGCGCGATTTACGGAGTGCGGCTATTGGAAGTGCTGCTTGCGGCGAAGCGGACGGTGTATCTGACGATTAGCCCGTCGGGAGTCGCGGTGCTGAAAGAGGAGCTAGGTCTAGCGATAAACATCGAGCAGTTTTCGCAAAAAGACTTGTTCGAACGTCGATCTCACGCTCCGCGAGAGGAAAGACATCGGCAAATGCCTGCTAGCCAATCCGACAGCGACACTCCACCCCGGCAGCTCGCCGAGCGAGATGACTCTCTTGTGTACTGCCACCATCAAGACCTTATGTCTCCCATTGCCAGCGGCTCGTTTTTAACTGCCGGCATGGTCGTCTGCCCCTGTTCCGGCAGCACGCTGGCGGCGATTGCCCACTCGATGGGGAGCAATCTCATTCATCGCGCCGCCGAGGTTCACCTCAAGGAACGACGCAAGTTGGTGCTGGTCCCGCGGGAGACGCCGCTGTCGCTACCGCAGATTGACAACATGCGCAAGGCGACCGAAGCCGGCGCGGTTGTCCTGCCGGCCAGCCCGGGGTTTTATCATGGGCCAAAGTCAATCGACGACTTGGCGGATTTTGTTGTGGGGAGGATTTGCGATCAATTGGGAGTAGAGAAGGAGTTGATTCAACGTTGGGGAAGTCGGCGGTAGGCAGGATGCGGTAGGCGGAAAATACCGCCAGCCGCAATCCGCCTTCTGCATACCACGTATGTTTGCCCACATTCGACAACTGCTGGAACTCATTCGCATCAGCCATACGCTGTTCGCGCTGCCGTTCGCGCTGCTGGCAGCGCTAATGGCTTGGCGTATGAATTGGGAGCAGATTCAAGCCGAAGCGGCTATTAACACATTCATCGAGAGGATGGGGCGAGGGGGGGCCAGGCACGATGACTATGGAATTGGATTGGTCACGTCGTTCCGCTGGCAAGAACTCTTTGGCATTCTCATGGCCATGGTCGCCGCTCGCAGCGCGGCAATGGCGTT
Protein-coding regions in this window:
- a CDS encoding 2-phosphosulfolactate phosphatase — translated: MYSTLAVHFLPSLTSAAELAAGVVVVVDVLRASTTITAALASGAHEVVPCLEIEEARQKRSQWKETPQSPEPPLLGGERGGLPISGFDLGNSPRDFSPAAVRHRTLIFTTTNGTQALKICTAAARVLIGAPANFSAVASQLDGKKPIHILCAGTRGRITREDVFFAGAIVERLTQSHSPLTDVNDEARIACDVWQSAMGSIRPPDPRANQRIAEVLLQTQGGMNLTSVGLQADINDAAEVDRYDFVPEFDTTNWRIYRP
- a CDS encoding UbiX family flavin prenyltransferase, which gives rise to MSPVVLAITGASGAIYGVRLLEVLLAAKRTVYLTISPSGVAVLKEELGLAINIEQFSQKDLFERRSHAPREERHRQMPASQSDSDTPPRQLAERDDSLVYCHHQDLMSPIASGSFLTAGMVVCPCSGSTLAAIAHSMGSNLIHRAAEVHLKERRKLVLVPRETPLSLPQIDNMRKATEAGAVVLPASPGFYHGPKSIDDLADFVVGRICDQLGVEKELIQRWGSRR
- the ubiE gene encoding bifunctional demethylmenaquinone methyltransferase/2-methoxy-6-polyprenyl-1,4-benzoquinol methylase UbiE produces the protein MPVDKSETRVRRMFGEIAPRYDYLNHLLSMGTDKYWRWRTVRRVPPNGDAPLLDLCTGTGDLALAYAKRLGGGGCIVGADFCHEMLAIGRSKAERAGCNGRVTFIEADAQHLPFPDDHFQIVCVAFGLRNITDTDRGLSEMARVCRPGGRVAVLEFSMPRWQPFRGLYRWYFRRVLPKVGQALMRNQSAAYNYLPESVGEFPDGEALAARMRAAGLSDVKYWPLTLGVATLYVGIK
- a CDS encoding glycine--tRNA ligase, whose amino-acid sequence is MDKLVSLCKRRGFIFQSSEIYGGLNGFWDYGPLGVELKRNIKEAWWRDMVSGHDDLAPPPGAPEAYEMTGLDCSIIMHPQVWKVSGHYDLFVDKMVDCRTEGCKGRFRVDHIPTSECPLKPSKHPGEFDKCKLTDPRDFNLMFKTIIGALGSEEDAAFLRPETAQGIFVNFKNVLDSSRVKLPFGIAQMGKSFRNEITPRNYTFRSREFEQMEIEFFCRPDSSRKWYEYWRDRRMKWYTDLGLASNRLQLREHHADELSHYSCGTADIEYAFPFLAEGEYGELEGVAHRGDFDLRSHMEGKLVKNSAGCLEVEKDAEGKPKWRGSGKDLSYFDDLTKQRFIPHVIEPSAGADRATLAFLCEAYCEDSQPDEKGEMQTRVVMRFHPRLAPIKAAVFPLVKKDGMPEVAQGIYRSLKQRMNVFYDEKSAIGRRYRRQDEAGTPYCITVDGQTLQDQTVTVRDRDSLEQWRVKVDDVVEEIRRRIG